A genome region from Astyanax mexicanus isolate ESR-SI-001 chromosome 19, AstMex3_surface, whole genome shotgun sequence includes the following:
- the mlx gene encoding max-like protein X isoform X1 encodes MTEPSASPEDPWHKQTDGTFSDNGFDHSFFAESSRKGTMVSRANSIGSTSASSVPNTDDEDSDYRHETAYKDSYKDRRRQAHTQAEQKRRDAIKKGYDDLQSIVPTCQQQSEFAMATQKISKATVLQKTIDYIQFLHKEKKKQEEEVSTLRKEVMALKIMKTNYEHIVKAHQNNPQQGSEQVSDQVKFSVFQNIMDSLFQSFSTSVSVSSFQELSACVFSWIEEHCKPQTLREFVVGVLRQLNGQLY; translated from the exons ATGACGGAGCCCAGCGCGTCGCCGGAGGATCCCTGGCACAAA CAGACGGACGGCACCTTTAGCGACAATGGCTTTGACCACA GTTTCTTTGCAGAGAGTTCTCGGAAAGGAACAATGGTGTCTAGAGCCAACAGTATAGGATCCACCAGTGCCTCCTCAGTACCCAACACAG ATGATGAAGACAGTGACTACAGACATGAGACTGCCTACAAGGACTCCTACAAAGACCGCCGCAGACAAGCCCACACACAGGCTGAGCAGAAACGGAGAGATGCTATTAAG AAAGGCTATGATGATCTTCAGTCCATAGTCCCTACCTGCCAGCAGCAGTCTGAGTTTGCCATGGCCACCCAGAAGATCAGCAAAGCCACAGTGCTGCAGAAAA ccATAGACTACATTCAGTTTCTTcataaagagaagaagaagcaggaggaggaagTGTCCACGCTCAGAAAGGAAGTGATGGCGCTGAAGATTATGAAAAC GAACTATGAGCACATAGTGAAGGCCCACCAGAATAACCCTCAGCAGGGCAGTGAGCAGGTGTCTGATCAGGTGAAGTTCAGCGTGTTCCAGAACATCATGGATTCTCTGTTCCAGTCCTTCAGCACGTCCGTCTCCGTCAGCAGCTTTCAGGAGCTCTCTGCCTGTGTCTTCAGCTGGATTGAGGAGCACTGCAAACCCCAG ACGCTGAGGGAGTTTGTTGTGGGCGTTTTGAGGCAGCTGAATGGACAGCTGTACTGA
- the LOC103045962 gene encoding homologous-pairing protein 2 homolog — MSKKDSGCVDVILAYLNEKNRPYSAQDVFGNLQKQHGLGKTAVVKAMEQLAQEGKIREKVYGKQKIYFADQSQFADVSDAELKEMDSRITELNNQVQAVSHSCRQLDTELKELNSMLTTAEMTSQIQELKAECEGYKERLKKIKSATNHVTPEEREKVYKERILYVKEWKKRKRLASDMMGAILEGYPKSKKQFLEEVGVETDEDHKVTVPNI; from the exons ATGAGCAAAAAGGACTCTGGAT GTGTTGATGTTATTCTTGCGTACTTGAACGAGAAGAACCGACCCTACAGTGCCCAGGATGTGTTTGGTAACCTACAGAAACAACATGGCCTTGGAAAAACG GCAGTGGTTAAGGCCATGGAACAGCTAGCCCAGGAGGGCAAAATCAGAGAGAAGGTCTACGGCAAGCAGAAGATCTACTTTGCTGATCAG TCTCAGTTTGCCGATGTGAGTGATGCTGAACTGAAGGAGATGGACAGTCGCATCACCGAACTTAACAACCAAGTGCAGGCAGTTTCCCATAGTTGCAGGCAGCTTGATACAG AACTAAAGGAGCTGAACAGCATGTTGACCACAGCAGAGATGACCTCACAGATCCAGGAGCTTAAGGCAGAGTGTGAAGGCTATAAAGAACGTTTAAAGAAAATCAAATCAGCTACAAATCATGTCAcacctgaggagagagagaag GTGTACAAGGAGAGAATCCTGTATGTAAAGGAgtggaagaaaagaaagagactg GCATCTGATATGATGGGAGCCATTCTTGAAGGGTATCCAAAGAGCAAAAAGCAGTTCCTG GAGGAGGTTGGAGTTGAAACAGATGAAGACCACAAAGTGACTGTTCCTAACATCTGA
- the mlx gene encoding max-like protein X isoform X2 — translation MTEPSASPEDPWHKTDGTFSDNGFDHSFFAESSRKGTMVSRANSIGSTSASSVPNTDDEDSDYRHETAYKDSYKDRRRQAHTQAEQKRRDAIKKGYDDLQSIVPTCQQQSEFAMATQKISKATVLQKTIDYIQFLHKEKKKQEEEVSTLRKEVMALKIMKTNYEHIVKAHQNNPQQGSEQVSDQVKFSVFQNIMDSLFQSFSTSVSVSSFQELSACVFSWIEEHCKPQTLREFVVGVLRQLNGQLY, via the exons ATGACGGAGCCCAGCGCGTCGCCGGAGGATCCCTGGCACAAA ACGGACGGCACCTTTAGCGACAATGGCTTTGACCACA GTTTCTTTGCAGAGAGTTCTCGGAAAGGAACAATGGTGTCTAGAGCCAACAGTATAGGATCCACCAGTGCCTCCTCAGTACCCAACACAG ATGATGAAGACAGTGACTACAGACATGAGACTGCCTACAAGGACTCCTACAAAGACCGCCGCAGACAAGCCCACACACAGGCTGAGCAGAAACGGAGAGATGCTATTAAG AAAGGCTATGATGATCTTCAGTCCATAGTCCCTACCTGCCAGCAGCAGTCTGAGTTTGCCATGGCCACCCAGAAGATCAGCAAAGCCACAGTGCTGCAGAAAA ccATAGACTACATTCAGTTTCTTcataaagagaagaagaagcaggaggaggaagTGTCCACGCTCAGAAAGGAAGTGATGGCGCTGAAGATTATGAAAAC GAACTATGAGCACATAGTGAAGGCCCACCAGAATAACCCTCAGCAGGGCAGTGAGCAGGTGTCTGATCAGGTGAAGTTCAGCGTGTTCCAGAACATCATGGATTCTCTGTTCCAGTCCTTCAGCACGTCCGTCTCCGTCAGCAGCTTTCAGGAGCTCTCTGCCTGTGTCTTCAGCTGGATTGAGGAGCACTGCAAACCCCAG ACGCTGAGGGAGTTTGTTGTGGGCGTTTTGAGGCAGCTGAATGGACAGCTGTACTGA